A region from the Corallococcus silvisoli genome encodes:
- a CDS encoding ExbD/TolR family protein codes for MGIKVPGKRYGKRLEHSKVFGHGGHGKKSGFADLLITPLVDMFVIIVLFLIANFSATGEVLMMTKDIVLPEAVNVKEVEMHPVVMVSNDQVSVSGTIVGRVEDLTKDEYLNIPALEEKLRDMKKQFEDLHSMAGGTDGFKGDVNIQANKDVQFKVIKRVMFSCATAGYNNINFAVIQGGGAASGEKAAAATP; via the coding sequence ATGGGCATCAAGGTTCCCGGCAAGCGGTACGGCAAGCGGCTGGAGCACTCCAAGGTCTTCGGCCACGGCGGGCACGGCAAGAAGAGCGGGTTCGCGGACCTGCTCATCACCCCGCTCGTCGACATGTTCGTCATCATCGTGCTCTTCCTCATCGCGAACTTCTCCGCGACGGGTGAGGTGCTGATGATGACCAAGGACATCGTCCTTCCCGAAGCGGTCAACGTGAAGGAAGTGGAGATGCACCCGGTGGTGATGGTGTCCAACGACCAGGTCAGCGTGTCGGGCACCATCGTGGGCCGGGTGGAGGACCTCACCAAGGACGAGTACCTCAACATCCCCGCGCTGGAAGAGAAGCTGCGGGACATGAAGAAGCAGTTCGAGGACCTCCACTCCATGGCGGGCGGCACGGACGGCTTCAAGGGCGACGTGAACATCCAGGCCAACAAGGACGTCCAGTTCAAGGTCATCAAGCGGGTGATGTTCAGCTGCGCCACGGCCGGCTACAACAACATCAACTTCGCCGTCATCCAGGGCGGTGGCGCCGCGAGCGGTGAGAAGGCCGCCGCCGCCACGCCGTAG
- a CDS encoding HAD family hydrolase, translating into MPLRAVLFDLDGTLVDSLGDIATAMNHALVAHGLPPHPEAAYLRFVGEGVAMLAERATGGAIPELQRRVLATYHAYYDTHLFDRTVAYPGVADALLALARDGLRLGVLSNKSDDFVKRLVARFLPGVPFAGVYGERPGIPRKPDPTAALALARELGAAPDACGFVGDTSVDMDTARAAGMYGVGVTWGFRTEAELHAHGARAVVSSADALLTALRTAAP; encoded by the coding sequence ATGCCCCTGCGCGCCGTGCTCTTCGACCTGGATGGGACGCTGGTGGACTCGCTGGGGGACATCGCCACGGCGATGAACCACGCGCTCGTCGCGCACGGCCTGCCGCCGCACCCGGAGGCCGCCTACCTGCGCTTCGTGGGCGAGGGCGTGGCGATGCTGGCGGAGCGGGCCACGGGGGGCGCCATCCCGGAGCTCCAGCGCCGCGTGCTGGCCACCTACCACGCGTACTACGACACCCACCTGTTCGACCGGACGGTGGCCTACCCGGGCGTGGCGGACGCGCTCCTGGCGCTGGCGCGGGACGGCCTCCGGCTGGGCGTGCTCAGCAACAAATCCGACGACTTCGTGAAGCGGCTGGTCGCCCGGTTCCTGCCAGGCGTGCCCTTCGCGGGCGTGTACGGGGAGCGGCCGGGCATCCCGCGCAAGCCGGACCCCACGGCGGCGCTGGCGCTGGCCCGAGAGCTGGGCGCGGCGCCAGACGCGTGCGGCTTCGTGGGGGACACCTCCGTGGACATGGACACCGCGAGGGCCGCGGGCATGTACGGCGTGGGCGTCACCTGGGGCTTCCGCACGGAGGCGGAGCTGCACGCGCACGGGGCGCGGGCGGTCGTCTCCTCGGCGGACGCGCTGCTCACCGCGCTGCGGACCGCGGCCCCTTGA
- a CDS encoding fatty acid desaturase family protein — MTFGQRDASFAEDLKRRVSEYFETRNLSQRANGAMYVKALCILGFTAGVYGLLLSGRFGLWAMLGLAVLMGVAIAGIGFCIGHDGVHGSYSDNARVNGVVGLAFDLIGANSYMWRITHNVLHHTYTNIQGMDEDLTVSPQLRLSPYSEWKPYHRLQHLYAFTAYSFTTVFWVFAKDYKYFFQKDLGPYKDKKHAAGEWGRLIAMKALYYAWTLVIPWMVLNVTWWQFVLGQLAMHLTAGFILGIVFQLAHVVEDAEFPVPDTDGKVEDAWMVHQLRTTANFARKNRLLSWYVGGLNFQVEHHLFPKVCSIHYPALSEIVKATAHEHGLPYLEAETFRSAVASHYRMLKRLGRAPAAAAVPEQPKPKLAVAA, encoded by the coding sequence GTGACCTTTGGCCAACGCGATGCCTCCTTCGCGGAGGACCTGAAGCGGCGGGTCTCCGAATACTTCGAGACCCGGAACCTCTCGCAGCGGGCCAACGGGGCCATGTACGTGAAGGCCCTCTGCATCCTGGGCTTCACCGCGGGCGTCTATGGGCTGCTGCTCAGCGGGCGGTTCGGCCTCTGGGCCATGCTGGGCCTGGCGGTGCTGATGGGCGTGGCGATCGCGGGCATCGGGTTCTGCATCGGTCATGACGGCGTGCACGGCTCGTACAGCGACAACGCGCGCGTGAACGGCGTGGTGGGCCTCGCGTTCGACCTCATCGGGGCGAACAGCTACATGTGGCGGATCACCCACAATGTCCTTCACCACACGTACACCAACATCCAGGGGATGGACGAGGACCTGACGGTGAGCCCGCAGCTGCGGCTGTCGCCGTATTCCGAGTGGAAGCCGTACCACCGCCTGCAGCACCTGTACGCGTTCACCGCGTACTCCTTCACCACGGTCTTCTGGGTGTTCGCGAAGGACTACAAGTACTTCTTCCAGAAGGACCTGGGCCCCTACAAGGACAAGAAGCACGCGGCCGGCGAGTGGGGCCGCCTCATCGCGATGAAGGCCCTGTACTACGCCTGGACGCTGGTGATTCCGTGGATGGTGCTGAACGTCACCTGGTGGCAGTTCGTGCTGGGGCAGCTGGCCATGCACCTGACGGCGGGCTTCATCCTGGGCATCGTCTTCCAGCTGGCCCACGTGGTGGAGGACGCGGAGTTCCCCGTGCCGGACACGGACGGCAAGGTGGAGGACGCGTGGATGGTGCACCAGCTGCGCACCACGGCGAACTTCGCCCGCAAGAACCGCCTGCTGAGCTGGTACGTGGGCGGGCTCAACTTCCAGGTGGAGCACCACCTGTTCCCCAAGGTGTGCAGCATCCACTACCCGGCGCTCAGTGAAATCGTGAAGGCCACCGCCCACGAGCACGGCCTGCCCTACCTGGAGGCGGAGACCTTCCGGAGCGCCGTGGCGTCGCACTACCGGATGCTCAAGCGGCTGGGCCGCGCGCCCGCCGCGGCCGCGGTGCCCGAGCAGCCCAAGCCGAAGCTCGCCGTGGCGGCCTGA
- a CDS encoding cold-shock protein encodes MASGTVKWFNDAKGFGFITQDSGGPDVFCHHTAIQADGFRTLAEGQKVEFDVKKGPKGLQAENVRPVG; translated from the coding sequence ATGGCAAGTGGTACGGTGAAGTGGTTTAACGATGCGAAGGGCTTTGGCTTCATCACGCAGGACAGCGGTGGTCCGGACGTGTTCTGCCACCACACGGCGATCCAGGCGGATGGGTTCCGCACCCTGGCCGAGGGCCAGAAGGTGGAGTTCGACGTGAAGAAGGGCCCCAAGGGGCTCCAGGCGGAGAACGTCCGCCCGGTCGGCTGA